The following coding sequences lie in one Cannabis sativa cultivar Pink pepper isolate KNU-18-1 chromosome 5, ASM2916894v1, whole genome shotgun sequence genomic window:
- the LOC115716779 gene encoding AT-hook motif nuclear-localized protein 1 isoform X1 yields the protein MEGREAVSSGVTVVGSDAPSDYHVAPRTEIPSQTGGSTHQPAVAPAAAAAVAPPQAAPTTTLAVAIPATMPVKKKRGRPRKYGPDGSVTMALSPKPISSSAPPPPPIIDFSSEKRGKVRPASSVSKTKYEMENLGNGIKKGEWVACSVGANFTPHIITVNAGEDVTMKIISFSQQGPRAICILSANGVISSVTLRQPDSSGGTLTYEGRFEILSLSGSFMPSDSGGTRSRSGGMSVSLASPDGRVVGGGVAGLLVAASPVQVVVGSFLAGNQHEQKPKKHKYEYISNAMPTAAIPISSADPKTNLTSSASFRGDSWSALAADSKTRATDINVSLPGG from the exons ATGGAGGGAAGAGAAGCTGTGAGTAGTGGGGTTACAGTGGTGGGATCAGATGCTCCCTCGGACTACCATGTGGCTCCGAGGACTGAAATCCCATCTCAAACCGGTGGATCAACACATCAACCAGCCGTGGCTCCGGCGGCTGCTGCTGCGGTGGCACCACCACAAGCGGCCCCAACAACAACCTTGGCTGTTGCTATTCCTGCAACTATGCcggtgaagaagaagagaggtaGGCCTAGAAAGTATGGACCAGATGGAAGTGTCACTATGGCTTTGTCCCCTAAGCCAATATCTTCGTCGGCGCCACCACCACCTCCCATAATCGATTTCTCATCTGAAAAGCGTGGAAAAGTACGGCCAGCTAGTTCGGTCAGCAAGACCAAGTATGAGATGGAGAATTTAGGTAATGGGATTAAAAAAG GTGAATGGGTTGCATGCTCTGTTGGTGCAAATTTTACACCCCATATCATAACTGTCAATGCTGGCGAG GATGTTACAATGAAGATTATATCATTTTCTCAACAAGGGCCTCGAGCTATATGCATACTCTCTGCAAATGGTGTGATATCGAGTGTCACACTTCGTCAGCCTGATTCTTCTGGAGGTACATTGACATATGAG GGTCGATTTGAAATACTTTCTTTATCTGGTTCATTCATGCCAAGTGATTCGGGTGGAACAAGAAGCAGATCTGGTGGGATGAGTGTTTCTTTGGCGAGTCCAGACGGACGAGTTGTAGGTGGTGGTGTTGCTGGACTATTAGTAGCTGCAAGTCCTGTGCAG GTTGTAGTAGGCAGTTTTTTGGCTGGGAATCAGCACGAGCAAAAACCGAAGAAACATAAGTACGAGTACATTTCAAATGCGATGCCAACTGCAGCCATTCCTATTTCAAGCGCAGATCCAAAAACGAACCTCACTTCTTCAGCTTCCTTTCGTGGAGATAGCTGGTCAGCATTGGCTGCTGATTCGAAGACTAGGGCAACTGACATTAATGTATCTTTGCCAGGAGGATGA
- the LOC115716779 gene encoding AT-hook motif nuclear-localized protein 1 isoform X2: MEGREAVSSGVTVVGSDAPSDYHVAPRTEIPSQTGGSTHQPAVAPAAAAAVAPPQAAPTTTLAVAIPATMPVKKKRGRPRKYGPDGSVTMALSPKPISSSAPPPPPIIDFSSEKRGKVRPASSVSKTKYEMENLGEWVACSVGANFTPHIITVNAGEDVTMKIISFSQQGPRAICILSANGVISSVTLRQPDSSGGTLTYEGRFEILSLSGSFMPSDSGGTRSRSGGMSVSLASPDGRVVGGGVAGLLVAASPVQVVVGSFLAGNQHEQKPKKHKYEYISNAMPTAAIPISSADPKTNLTSSASFRGDSWSALAADSKTRATDINVSLPGG; the protein is encoded by the exons ATGGAGGGAAGAGAAGCTGTGAGTAGTGGGGTTACAGTGGTGGGATCAGATGCTCCCTCGGACTACCATGTGGCTCCGAGGACTGAAATCCCATCTCAAACCGGTGGATCAACACATCAACCAGCCGTGGCTCCGGCGGCTGCTGCTGCGGTGGCACCACCACAAGCGGCCCCAACAACAACCTTGGCTGTTGCTATTCCTGCAACTATGCcggtgaagaagaagagaggtaGGCCTAGAAAGTATGGACCAGATGGAAGTGTCACTATGGCTTTGTCCCCTAAGCCAATATCTTCGTCGGCGCCACCACCACCTCCCATAATCGATTTCTCATCTGAAAAGCGTGGAAAAGTACGGCCAGCTAGTTCGGTCAGCAAGACCAAGTATGAGATGGAGAATTTAG GTGAATGGGTTGCATGCTCTGTTGGTGCAAATTTTACACCCCATATCATAACTGTCAATGCTGGCGAG GATGTTACAATGAAGATTATATCATTTTCTCAACAAGGGCCTCGAGCTATATGCATACTCTCTGCAAATGGTGTGATATCGAGTGTCACACTTCGTCAGCCTGATTCTTCTGGAGGTACATTGACATATGAG GGTCGATTTGAAATACTTTCTTTATCTGGTTCATTCATGCCAAGTGATTCGGGTGGAACAAGAAGCAGATCTGGTGGGATGAGTGTTTCTTTGGCGAGTCCAGACGGACGAGTTGTAGGTGGTGGTGTTGCTGGACTATTAGTAGCTGCAAGTCCTGTGCAG GTTGTAGTAGGCAGTTTTTTGGCTGGGAATCAGCACGAGCAAAAACCGAAGAAACATAAGTACGAGTACATTTCAAATGCGATGCCAACTGCAGCCATTCCTATTTCAAGCGCAGATCCAAAAACGAACCTCACTTCTTCAGCTTCCTTTCGTGGAGATAGCTGGTCAGCATTGGCTGCTGATTCGAAGACTAGGGCAACTGACATTAATGTATCTTTGCCAGGAGGATGA
- the LOC133038582 gene encoding uncharacterized protein LOC133038582, with the protein MKGIKRFGKRGKLCPRFTGPFEILEKIGQVAYRLALPPALSAVHNVFHVSMLRKYVSDPSHILSYEGLQLQSDMSYEEQPVQILDRKDKVLRNKTIALVKVLWRNSKVEEATWELESDMRAQYPELFR; encoded by the exons atgaaggggattaaacgtttcgggaaaagaggcaagttatgccctagatttacaggacctttcgagattctcgagaagataggtcaagtggcatatcggttagcattgcctccagctttatcagcagtgcacaacgtatttcatgtctcaatgttgagaaaatacgtttcagacccctctcatatactcagttatgagggccttcagcttcagtcagatatgtcttacgaggaacagccagtgcagatcctggatagaaaggataaagtccttcggaataagaccatagcgttggtcaaggttctctggagaaacagtaaggtggaagaagccacctgggagcttgagtcagatatgcgagctcaatatccagagttattcag gtaa